The proteins below are encoded in one region of Ammospiza caudacuta isolate bAmmCau1 chromosome 33, bAmmCau1.pri, whole genome shotgun sequence:
- the LOC131570282 gene encoding class II histocompatibility antigen, B-L beta chain-like, producing MGRGAAAGALLVPLVVLGAPPAAGAELSGVFQRMTNSECYFINATEKVRYVQRSIYNRDQFIMFDSDVGHFVGLTPYGEKLAKRWNSNAVFMEDRRTAVDWFCRCWYKNFTPFIRERRVPPSVSISLVPPSSSQPGPSRLLCSVMDFYPAAIQVRWFQGQQELSEHVVATDVVPNGDWTYQLLVLLETPPRRGLSYSCQVEHVSLEQPLRRHWEMPPPPPAARC from the exons atGGGGCGAGGGGCGGCAGCTGGGGCCCTGTTGGTGCcactggtggtgctgggagcccCCCCGGCTGCGGGCGCGGAGCTCTCGG GGGTGTTCCAAAGGATGACAAACTCCGAGTGTTACTTCATTAACGCCACGGAGAAGGTGAGGTACGTCCAGAGATCCATCTACAACCGGGATCAGTTCATAATGTTCGACAGCGACGTGGGGCACTTTGTGGGGCTCACCCCCTATGGGGAGAAGTTGGCCAAGCGCTGGAACAGCAACGCGGTATTCATGGAGGACAGACGGACTGCGGTGGACTGGTTCTGCCGGTGCTGGTACAAGAATTTTACCCCGTTCATCAGGGAGCGCCGAG tgccccccagcgTGTCCATCTCGCTGGTGCCCCCCTCGagctcccagcccggccccagCCGCCTGCTCTGCTCCGTGATGGATTTCTaccctgctgccatccaggtGAGGTGgttccagggccagcaggagctctcGGAGCACGTGGTGGCCACCGACGTGGTCCCCAACGGGGACTGGACCtaccagctgctggtgctgctggaaacGCCGCCCCGGCGCGGGCTCAGCTACAGCTGCCAGGTGGAGCAcgtcagcctggagcagcccctgaggcGGCACTGGG AgatgccgccgccgccgcccgcagcAAGATGCTGA